The following proteins come from a genomic window of Thiothrix winogradskyi:
- a CDS encoding type II toxin-antitoxin system VapB family antitoxin, producing MHATLNLDDDLLHQAVELTGITETTSLLNESLKALIERESTHRLALSGGSEPQFEAPPRRITTDTQ from the coding sequence ATGCACGCCACACTCAACCTTGATGATGACTTACTACACCAAGCCGTTGAACTGACCGGCATCACCGAAACAACCAGCCTACTGAACGAAAGTCTCAAAGCGCTGATCGAACGTGAGAGTACCCATCGCCTCGCTTTATCGGGAGGTTCAGAACCACAATTCGAAGCACCACCGCGCCGTATCACAACAGATACCCAATGA
- a CDS encoding FimV/HubP family polar landmark protein, producing the protein MGDIEGARSTLEEVMVEGNDDQRREAEVLLHQTG; encoded by the coding sequence ATGGGCGACATCGAAGGCGCTCGGAGTACCTTGGAAGAGGTCATGGTCGAAGGCAACGACGATCAGCGCCGTGAAGCCGAAGTATTGCTGCACCAGACAGGTTGA
- the leuD gene encoding 3-isopropylmalate dehydratase small subunit, whose product MEKFTVHTGLVIPLDRSNVDTDAIIPKQYLKSIQRTGFGPTLFDDWRYLEPGEPGMDHSKRTPNPDFVLNAPRYAGASVLLARENFGCGSSREHAVWALTDYGIRAVIAPSYADIFFNNSFKNGLLPLTLPAEVVDQLFVEAQATEGYQLTVNLEEQQVVTPSGTTFAFSIDEFRKYCLLNGLDDIGLTLQHADDIRAYEAKRKQVAPWLF is encoded by the coding sequence ATGGAAAAATTTACTGTACACACGGGTTTGGTGATTCCTCTTGATCGTTCTAACGTCGATACGGATGCCATTATTCCCAAGCAATATTTGAAATCTATCCAGCGCACCGGTTTTGGTCCCACGTTGTTTGACGACTGGCGTTACCTTGAACCGGGCGAACCGGGCATGGATCACAGCAAACGTACCCCGAACCCCGATTTCGTGCTGAATGCGCCGCGTTATGCCGGTGCGTCTGTGCTATTGGCGCGTGAAAACTTTGGCTGTGGTTCGTCGCGGGAACACGCGGTATGGGCGTTGACCGATTACGGCATTCGGGCGGTGATTGCGCCGAGTTACGCGGATATTTTCTTCAACAACAGCTTCAAGAATGGCTTGTTGCCGTTGACCTTGCCTGCTGAGGTGGTTGATCAGTTATTCGTTGAGGCACAAGCCACCGAAGGCTATCAGCTCACCGTGAACTTGGAAGAGCAGCAAGTGGTTACGCCGAGTGGCACAACATTCGCGTTTAGCATTGACGAGTTCCGCAAGTATTGTTTGTTGAACGGGCTGGATGATATTGGGCTGACGTTGCAACATGCCGATGATATTCGGGCGTATGAAGCAAAGCGTAAGCAAGTCGCGCCTTGGTTATTTTAA
- a CDS encoding UPF0175 family protein, translating to MYATNVRELKKNPSLALRHAREAPVLVLKGDEPDALLIHLDKTLSDTTTGLRPALAASLFRDGLMSLGKATRISGLSMSAFIKHLGSLGIEIARPDETTAHEIQDLSAWLS from the coding sequence ATGTACGCTACCAATGTCCGTGAACTCAAAAAAAATCCTTCACTGGCATTACGCCACGCCCGTGAAGCCCCCGTGTTGGTGCTAAAAGGGGATGAGCCTGACGCACTGTTGATACATCTGGATAAAACCCTCAGTGACACTACGACCGGTTTGCGCCCGGCACTCGCTGCCAGTTTGTTTCGTGATGGTTTGATGTCATTAGGCAAAGCAACTCGGATCAGCGGCTTAAGCATGAGTGCTTTCATCAAGCATTTGGGAAGCTTGGGCATTGAGATTGCTCGACCTGACGAAACTACCGCACACGAAATCCAAGACCTTTCTGCATGGCTGTCATAA
- a CDS encoding RDD family protein, which translates to MKVNHQLTPPAKGYFMSHVRQPGYQHLGMRALALAFDLLMISLLLVMVLLFVFGQTWLLYHASYESTALHGVLVLVPLVYFLGFWSLLGATPGKLLLWPWLVE; encoded by the coding sequence ATGAAAGTTAATCATCAACTTACCCCACCTGCCAAAGGTTATTTCATGTCGCATGTGCGCCAACCCGGTTATCAACATCTGGGAATGCGGGCGTTGGCATTGGCGTTTGATTTGCTAATGATCAGCTTATTGCTGGTGATGGTGCTGTTGTTTGTGTTTGGGCAGACTTGGCTGCTGTATCACGCTTCGTATGAAAGCACGGCGTTGCATGGCGTATTGGTGCTTGTGCCGCTGGTGTATTTCCTTGGGTTTTGGAGTCTGTTGGGGGCAACCCCCGGCAAATTGTTGTTGTGGCCTTGGTTAGTGGAATAA
- a CDS encoding entericidin A/B family lipoprotein, which produces MQKLLSVLSLMALLLLVGCSTIEGVGKDLKSLGGTIEKEAATDKAK; this is translated from the coding sequence ATGCAAAAGTTACTAAGTGTTTTATCCCTGATGGCATTATTGCTGCTGGTTGGTTGTAGCACAATTGAAGGTGTCGGCAAGGATTTAAAATCGCTGGGCGGTACGATTGAAAAAGAAGCAGCGACAGACAAGGCTAAATAA
- the leuB gene encoding 3-isopropylmalate dehydrogenase, giving the protein MTHKILVLPGDGIGPEIVAEAVKVLNVFTAEGNLSVELEYANIGGIAYDKEGQPYPETTKALANKADAILLGAVGGPQYDALDRPLRPERGLLAIRADLGLFANLRPAILYEELASASTLKPEVVAGLDIMIVRELTGGIYFGQPRGIRVLENGERQGFNSATYTESEIERIARVGFETAMKRNKRLCSVDKANVLEVCELWREIVEKVGKEYPEVELSHMYVDNAAMQLVRAPKQFDVIVTSNLFGDVLSDAAAMLTGSIGMLPSASLNSSACGLYEPIHGSAPDIAGKGIANPLATILSVAMLLRYSLNRPELAERIEAAVKTVLASGVRTGDIYTEGDRKVGTAEMGDAVVAALQG; this is encoded by the coding sequence ATGACACACAAAATTTTGGTATTGCCCGGTGATGGCATTGGCCCGGAAATCGTGGCAGAAGCAGTTAAAGTCCTCAACGTGTTCACCGCTGAAGGCAATTTGTCGGTAGAGCTGGAATACGCCAACATCGGCGGCATCGCTTACGACAAAGAAGGGCAGCCGTACCCTGAAACCACCAAGGCACTGGCAAATAAGGCAGATGCTATCTTGTTAGGTGCAGTCGGTGGCCCGCAATACGACGCGCTGGATCGCCCGTTACGCCCCGAACGCGGTTTACTGGCAATTCGTGCTGACTTAGGTTTATTTGCCAACCTGCGCCCCGCAATTCTGTACGAAGAACTCGCATCGGCTTCCACCCTGAAACCCGAAGTGGTGGCAGGTCTGGACATTATGATCGTGCGCGAATTAACTGGCGGCATCTACTTCGGTCAACCGCGTGGTATTCGGGTGTTGGAAAACGGTGAACGCCAAGGCTTCAACTCTGCCACTTACACCGAATCCGAAATCGAACGCATTGCCCGCGTCGGCTTTGAAACCGCGATGAAGCGCAACAAACGTTTGTGTTCCGTCGATAAAGCCAACGTGCTGGAAGTGTGCGAACTGTGGCGCGAAATCGTCGAAAAGGTCGGCAAGGAATACCCCGAAGTCGAACTCAGCCACATGTACGTCGATAACGCCGCGATGCAATTGGTACGTGCGCCGAAGCAATTTGATGTGATTGTAACCAGCAACCTGTTCGGTGACGTGCTGTCTGACGCGGCGGCGATGCTGACCGGCTCTATCGGCATGTTGCCATCTGCTTCCCTGAATTCCTCTGCGTGCGGCTTGTACGAACCAATCCACGGTTCTGCCCCCGACATCGCAGGCAAAGGCATTGCCAATCCGTTGGCAACCATTCTGTCCGTGGCAATGTTGCTGCGTTACAGCCTCAATCGTCCAGAACTGGCTGAGCGCATCGAAGCGGCAGTGAAAACAGTACTGGCATCAGGCGTGCGCACCGGCGACATTTATACCGAGGGCGACCGTAAGGTCGGCACGGCAGAAATGGGCGATGCGGTTGTGGCAGCTTTACAAGGGTAA
- a CDS encoding alpha/beta hydrolase, with protein MNLLTRVTSTLAFSLLAAVATLQADEVTVKQGDLELRADLTLAEGKTAKDGVIMLLHGTLAHNKMEIMQALGDLLKERGYNTLNVNLSYALDKRPSEMLDCTIEHQHKHEDAVAELDTWMNWLKAQGASKVAILGHSRGGNQVAWYASEKDSDLLEKVIAVAPATWDAAESAKGYEERYQKPLADIMAEATKLIDESKGATAMDVPGFVYCEKTKATADSLVSYYKDDERKDTPKLLPKIKKPVLIVVGSADEVVADLPAKLEGVKQDNLTVETVDGADHFFMDLYADEVADKVATFVDWK; from the coding sequence ATGAACTTATTGACCCGCGTTACCAGTACGCTAGCCTTTTCACTGTTGGCTGCGGTTGCAACGCTGCAAGCGGATGAAGTGACCGTTAAGCAGGGTGATCTTGAATTGCGTGCTGATCTGACCTTGGCAGAGGGCAAAACCGCAAAAGACGGCGTAATCATGCTGCTGCATGGCACACTGGCGCACAATAAAATGGAAATCATGCAGGCGCTAGGCGACTTGCTGAAAGAGAGAGGTTACAACACGCTCAATGTGAACCTGAGTTATGCGTTGGATAAACGCCCTTCCGAAATGTTGGATTGCACCATCGAACACCAGCACAAACACGAAGATGCCGTGGCAGAACTCGATACTTGGATGAATTGGTTGAAAGCGCAAGGCGCAAGCAAAGTGGCGATTTTGGGGCATTCACGCGGCGGCAATCAGGTGGCGTGGTATGCGTCTGAAAAAGATTCCGATTTGCTGGAAAAAGTGATTGCGGTTGCACCTGCTACTTGGGATGCCGCTGAGTCTGCCAAGGGATACGAAGAGCGCTATCAAAAGCCGTTGGCTGACATTATGGCTGAAGCGACTAAGCTAATTGACGAGAGTAAGGGCGCAACCGCAATGGACGTTCCCGGCTTTGTGTATTGCGAAAAAACCAAGGCAACCGCCGATAGTCTGGTGTCGTATTACAAGGATGATGAGCGTAAGGATACCCCTAAGTTGTTACCCAAGATCAAGAAGCCCGTGCTGATTGTGGTGGGGTCGGCGGATGAGGTGGTGGCAGATTTGCCCGCGAAACTGGAAGGCGTCAAGCAGGATAACCTGACCGTGGAAACGGTCGACGGAGCCGACCATTTCTTCATGGATTTGTACGCCGATGAAGTGGCGGATAAGGTTGCCACCTTCGTCGACTGGAAGTAA
- a CDS encoding aspartate-semialdehyde dehydrogenase, translated as MTKTYNVAVVGTGSLVGEAILDLLAKRKFPIGKIYALEFATDGEQYVDFGNKTLDIEAVEDFDFSSVQLALFASTESVAADYVPKAVAAGCIVIDDSACFRFEADVPLVVPEVNPDAIAGYKQRGIIANPGSMVSQMLVALKPLHDAAEITRINVATYQAVSGTGRVGINELARQTAQLLNARPVEPELYAKQIAFNLFPHIGAFQENGYTWEEMKMVQETRKIMGLPELGVNPTAVRVPVFFGHAAALHIETQRKLTAAEATGLLQQTAGVVVLDERVDGGYPTPVTEAVNTDAVYVSRIREDISCMSGLDLWVVADNVRKGAALNSVQIAEILVRDYL; from the coding sequence ATGACTAAGACTTACAATGTAGCAGTCGTTGGTACGGGCAGTCTGGTTGGCGAAGCCATACTGGACTTGCTGGCTAAACGTAAATTTCCAATCGGCAAGATTTATGCGCTGGAATTTGCAACCGATGGCGAACAATACGTCGATTTTGGCAATAAAACGCTGGATATTGAAGCGGTCGAAGATTTCGATTTTTCCAGCGTGCAATTGGCTTTATTTGCCAGCACGGAAAGCGTAGCGGCGGATTATGTGCCAAAAGCGGTAGCGGCTGGTTGCATTGTTATTGATGACAGCGCCTGTTTCCGTTTCGAGGCGGATGTACCGTTAGTCGTACCGGAGGTGAATCCAGACGCCATTGCGGGGTATAAGCAGCGTGGGATTATTGCCAACCCCGGCAGCATGGTGAGCCAGATGCTGGTGGCATTAAAACCCTTGCATGATGCTGCTGAAATTACCCGCATTAATGTGGCGACGTATCAGGCAGTTTCTGGCACGGGGCGGGTAGGTATCAATGAGTTGGCGCGTCAGACGGCGCAATTGCTCAATGCACGACCGGTCGAGCCGGAACTGTATGCCAAACAGATTGCGTTCAATCTTTTTCCGCATATTGGCGCGTTTCAGGAAAATGGCTATACGTGGGAAGAAATGAAAATGGTGCAGGAAACCCGTAAAATCATGGGCTTGCCTGAGCTTGGGGTGAATCCAACAGCGGTGCGTGTACCCGTGTTTTTTGGACATGCGGCAGCTCTCCACATAGAAACGCAACGCAAGCTGACGGCTGCTGAGGCGACCGGGTTGTTGCAGCAAACGGCTGGTGTGGTGGTGTTGGATGAGCGGGTAGACGGTGGTTATCCAACCCCTGTCACCGAAGCGGTCAATACGGATGCAGTGTATGTTAGTCGTATTCGTGAAGATATTTCTTGTATGTCTGGCTTAGATTTATGGGTGGTTGCTGATAATGTCCGTAAAGGTGCTGCATTAAATAGCGTACAAATTGCCGAAATATTAGTGCGTGATTATCTGTAG
- the truA gene encoding tRNA pseudouridine(38-40) synthase TruA: MKFAACIEYDGSPFFGWQRLSHGPTVQGSVEHALSTVAAEPIAVVCAGRTDSGVHGIGQIIHFETHAQRPLRGWVFGSNAHLPDGVAMRWIQPVSDDFHARFSARSRRYRYVILNRQARPALLQKRVCWQHGALDADAMHQAAQALLGEQDFSSFRAAGCQANHAMREMLAISVQREGEFIYLDLVANAFLHHMVRNIAGSLLMVGAGERPMAWIGELLAQRDRTLAGMTAPASGLYFVHVDYPERFGLSSDYTLPSFIF; encoded by the coding sequence ATGAAGTTTGCAGCCTGCATCGAATACGACGGAAGCCCTTTTTTCGGCTGGCAGCGTTTGAGCCACGGGCCGACGGTGCAGGGCAGTGTGGAACACGCGCTGTCCACCGTAGCGGCGGAACCGATCGCGGTAGTCTGTGCAGGGCGTACTGATTCGGGTGTCCACGGCATTGGGCAAATTATTCATTTTGAAACCCATGCGCAGCGCCCCTTGCGTGGTTGGGTGTTTGGCAGCAATGCGCATTTGCCGGATGGCGTGGCAATGCGTTGGATTCAGCCGGTGTCGGATGATTTTCATGCACGGTTTTCGGCACGCTCCCGGCGTTACCGGTACGTTATCCTCAATCGGCAGGCGCGTCCGGCCTTGTTACAGAAACGGGTGTGTTGGCAACATGGCGCGTTGGATGCGGATGCAATGCACCAAGCCGCTCAAGCATTGCTGGGTGAACAGGATTTCTCCAGTTTTCGGGCGGCGGGTTGTCAGGCGAATCATGCCATGCGGGAAATGCTGGCAATCAGCGTGCAGCGCGAAGGTGAATTTATTTACCTCGATTTGGTGGCGAATGCGTTTTTGCATCACATGGTGCGCAATATCGCCGGTTCCTTGCTGATGGTGGGGGCGGGGGAGCGTCCAATGGCATGGATTGGGGAATTATTAGCGCAGCGGGATCGTACTTTGGCAGGGATGACAGCCCCGGCATCGGGTTTGTATTTTGTGCATGTGGATTACCCTGAACGTTTTGGCTTGTCGTCAGACTACACCTTGCCCAGTTTCATCTTTTAA
- a CDS encoding UbiH/UbiF/VisC/COQ6 family ubiquinone biosynthesis hydroxylase, giving the protein MKAMQVQYDVIIAGGGMVGATLACLLGKLGKRVAVLEAYQPTVFSPNDPYDLRVSALSRASQRALLDTGAWDGIAARRAFPYEAMQVWDATGSGEIRFDAADLGEPDLGHIVENRVIQLALLDTLQALDTVDWYCPDKLAALVVNEQHVTVTLHSGQTLQAQLLVGADGAQSKVRELAGIGMAIQDYGQKGLVCVVQTEFPHQFTAWQRFMPGGPLAFLPLAEGFCSIVWTLPADQADAMLRLSDSDFCRELSQALDYRLGEVTAVGERAAVSLRGRHADSYSQERVVLVGDAAHTIHPLAGQGVNLGIKDALELVAQIRQSSGDCGSTKVLRAYERARRGDNILTQKAMDGFRLLFGNTLTPWKILRNSGLTIVNRMGFLKYEMAKRAMGI; this is encoded by the coding sequence ATGAAAGCGATGCAGGTGCAATACGATGTCATCATTGCGGGCGGCGGCATGGTCGGTGCAACATTAGCTTGCTTATTAGGCAAGTTGGGTAAGCGCGTCGCAGTGCTGGAAGCCTATCAACCCACGGTATTTTCCCCGAATGACCCCTATGATTTGCGGGTGTCGGCACTCAGCCGCGCATCGCAGCGGGCGCTGCTTGACACAGGCGCATGGGATGGCATCGCGGCGCGTCGCGCTTTTCCTTACGAAGCCATGCAAGTCTGGGATGCCACGGGGTCGGGCGAGATTCGTTTCGATGCAGCGGATTTGGGTGAACCAGACCTTGGGCATATCGTCGAAAACCGTGTGATTCAACTGGCGTTGTTGGATACCTTGCAGGCATTGGATACCGTGGATTGGTACTGCCCCGACAAACTCGCGGCATTGGTGGTGAATGAACAGCACGTCACCGTCACCTTGCACAGCGGGCAAACGCTGCAAGCACAATTGCTGGTGGGGGCGGATGGGGCGCAATCCAAAGTCCGTGAGCTTGCGGGTATTGGCATGGCAATTCAGGATTACGGGCAAAAAGGCTTGGTGTGTGTGGTGCAAACCGAATTCCCGCATCAATTTACTGCTTGGCAACGTTTTATGCCGGGTGGTCCGCTCGCATTCCTACCGTTAGCGGAAGGCTTTTGTTCCATTGTGTGGACTTTACCGGCGGATCAGGCTGATGCGATGTTGCGTCTGTCAGACAGTGATTTTTGCCGTGAATTGAGCCAAGCGCTGGATTACCGTTTGGGAGAAGTGACGGCGGTGGGGGAGCGTGCTGCGGTGTCATTACGGGGTCGCCACGCCGATAGTTACAGTCAGGAGCGGGTGGTGTTGGTGGGTGATGCTGCCCACACGATTCATCCGCTGGCGGGGCAGGGGGTGAATTTGGGGATCAAAGATGCGCTGGAATTAGTGGCGCAAATTCGCCAAAGCAGCGGTGATTGCGGCAGCACTAAGGTTTTGCGGGCCTACGAACGGGCGCGGCGCGGTGACAATATTCTCACGCAAAAAGCGATGGACGGCTTCCGGCTGTTGTTTGGCAATACGCTGACTCCTTGGAAAATCCTGCGAAATTCTGGGTTGACTATCGTCAATCGCATGGGCTTTCTAAAATACGAAATGGCAAAACGTGCCATGGGCATTTGA
- a CDS encoding DUF3368 domain-containing protein, producing the protein MAVIISDTGPLLAFAGINQLTILQQLFKTVWIPQAVWLESQVHSDSAAQHIAAALQQGWLQVVTVPTPQDFPVSLGDGEQEAMQLAISNPSALLIMDDRLARREALHRNLSFVGTVKVLWIAEQRHLISDAAVLLDAMAANGYYLSRQLLQQISE; encoded by the coding sequence ATGGCTGTCATAATCAGTGACACTGGTCCGCTATTGGCATTTGCGGGCATCAATCAGTTAACGATTCTGCAACAACTGTTTAAAACGGTGTGGATACCGCAGGCTGTTTGGCTGGAATCCCAAGTACACAGCGACTCAGCCGCCCAACACATTGCTGCCGCCCTGCAACAGGGTTGGTTGCAAGTAGTGACAGTACCTACGCCGCAGGATTTTCCAGTGAGTTTGGGTGATGGGGAACAAGAAGCTATGCAGCTTGCTATCTCTAACCCTAGTGCCTTACTTATCATGGATGATCGGTTGGCACGACGTGAAGCCTTGCACCGCAATTTGAGTTTTGTTGGTACGGTGAAAGTGTTATGGATAGCAGAGCAGCGGCATTTGATAAGTGATGCAGCCGTGCTGTTAGATGCGATGGCGGCAAATGGTTATTACTTGTCTCGCCAATTGTTACAGCAAATCAGCGAGTGA